In Pantoea cypripedii, the following proteins share a genomic window:
- a CDS encoding pirin family protein — MNVLRAQRDQLFEYGPFTIRRQRPGEAFGPLAIVDQMTLKTGARVPMHSHQNDEIFTYVWRGSSQHQHEDGERTPLNAKRVMVVNAGDGLRHEESAPLIETEMLQAYIRPASAGGEGRVQQFTRGEGAAINAWTLLAGPEGSDAPLTLRQAVYAWDLKLERDQQIQVPQREGFAVWITLLEGVVRIGEQRLHKGDAVSDAASLPDIRGERDATLICFLVKADAPAVLSGTVSGQ, encoded by the coding sequence ATGAACGTGTTACGTGCACAGCGCGACCAGCTGTTTGAATATGGTCCTTTTACCATTCGCCGCCAGCGTCCTGGCGAGGCGTTTGGCCCGCTGGCGATTGTGGATCAGATGACGCTGAAAACCGGCGCGCGCGTACCGATGCACAGCCATCAGAATGATGAGATCTTCACTTACGTCTGGCGCGGTTCCTCCCAGCATCAGCATGAAGATGGCGAACGCACGCCGCTTAACGCCAAACGCGTGATGGTGGTGAATGCTGGTGACGGTTTGCGTCATGAGGAATCGGCACCGCTGATCGAAACCGAAATGTTGCAGGCGTATATCCGGCCCGCCAGCGCGGGTGGCGAAGGGCGGGTGCAGCAATTCACGCGTGGCGAGGGCGCAGCGATAAATGCCTGGACGCTGTTGGCCGGACCTGAAGGCAGTGATGCACCGCTGACGTTACGTCAGGCGGTGTATGCCTGGGATCTGAAACTGGAAAGAGACCAGCAAATTCAGGTGCCGCAGCGTGAGGGCTTTGCCGTCTGGATCACCCTGCTGGAGGGTGTGGTGCGTATCGGTGAGCAGCGGTTGCATAAAGGTGATGCGGTCAGCGATGCGGCATCACTGCCGGATATTCGCGGAGAACGTGATGCCACGCTGATCTGTTTCCTGGTGAAAGCCGATGCGCCCGCGGTGCTGAGTGGTACGGTCAGCGGGCAATAA
- a CDS encoding efflux transporter outer membrane subunit: MSAKLLVIFLPCFLAGCVSLDPDYKRPEAPVSKTMPSGEAYRSLQGAQAANYRDIGWQEYILDPQLRQVVAMALDSSRDLREAVASVKAAHAQYGEERSELFPTINAGVSGTRSRALTGEGNQTAISNSYEAEGSVSSFELDLFGKNQSLTREQYETYLGTLEGARSTRLTVLYNTADYWLQLAADRSNLAIAKDTAESARQSMEVTRKQMEHGTASMVDLSSAETTYHSAMADVASYTTDVAQDKNALDLVVGRSVPDNLLPQGIDALGQAFREVPAGVSSDALLNRPDVLEAEHNLKSANASIGAARANFFPTISLTTSGGVGSSDLSSLFKNGAGIWSFAPSISLPIFTGGYNISQLKYTKAEKEYYVAAYEKAVQTAFQEVADALARRGTINDELTSQRNNVTASQTYYHLADLRYRNGIDTYLDALTAQRTLYSARTSLVTTQQAYYLNLITFYKVMGGGTALKESELKL; the protein is encoded by the coding sequence ATGTCAGCAAAACTTTTAGTGATCTTTTTACCCTGTTTCCTGGCGGGCTGTGTCTCACTGGACCCGGACTATAAACGACCAGAAGCCCCGGTGAGCAAAACCATGCCTTCCGGCGAGGCCTATCGTTCATTGCAGGGCGCTCAGGCGGCTAATTATCGTGATATCGGCTGGCAGGAATATATTCTCGATCCGCAACTGCGTCAGGTGGTGGCGATGGCGCTGGATAGCAGTCGCGATCTGCGTGAAGCAGTCGCCAGTGTCAAAGCCGCCCATGCGCAGTACGGTGAGGAACGGTCGGAGTTATTCCCAACCATCAATGCGGGTGTCAGTGGCACCCGTTCACGAGCCCTGACGGGCGAAGGCAACCAGACTGCGATCAGCAACAGTTATGAAGCCGAGGGCAGCGTCAGTTCATTCGAGCTGGATTTGTTTGGCAAGAACCAGAGCCTGACGCGCGAGCAATATGAAACTTATCTCGGCACGCTGGAGGGGGCACGCAGTACGCGCCTGACGGTGTTGTACAACACCGCAGATTACTGGTTACAGCTGGCGGCCGATCGCAGCAATCTGGCGATCGCCAAAGATACGGCGGAAAGCGCCCGTCAGTCGATGGAAGTGACGCGCAAGCAGATGGAACATGGCACCGCCTCAATGGTGGATCTCTCCTCTGCTGAAACCACTTATCACTCGGCGATGGCGGATGTGGCCAGTTACACCACGGATGTGGCGCAGGATAAAAACGCGCTGGATTTGGTGGTGGGACGCAGCGTGCCGGATAACCTGTTGCCACAGGGTATTGATGCGCTGGGGCAGGCATTCCGCGAGGTGCCAGCCGGTGTTTCGTCGGATGCGCTGTTGAATCGTCCGGATGTACTGGAAGCGGAACATAACCTGAAGTCAGCCAATGCCAGTATTGGCGCGGCGCGCGCCAACTTCTTCCCCACCATCTCGCTGACCACCAGCGGTGGCGTGGGCAGTTCTGACCTTTCTTCACTGTTTAAAAACGGTGCCGGGATTTGGTCGTTTGCGCCGAGCATCTCGCTGCCGATTTTCACCGGTGGTTACAATATTTCGCAGCTGAAATACACCAAAGCGGAGAAGGAATACTACGTCGCGGCGTATGAGAAAGCGGTGCAAACGGCGTTCCAGGAAGTGGCGGATGCGCTGGCACGGCGTGGCACCATCAACGACGAGTTAACCAGCCAGCGTAATAACGTGACGGCCTCGCAGACCTACTACCATCTGGCAGATCTGCGTTATCGCAACGGCATTGATACCTACCTGGATGCACTGACCGCGCAGCGCACGCTGTATAGCGCGCGCACCAGCCTGGTGACCACCCAACAGGCCTATTACCTGAATCTCATCACTTTCTACAAAGTGATGGGTGGCGGGACCGCATTGAAAGAGTCGGAACTCAAGCTGTAA
- a CDS encoding TetR/AcrR family transcriptional regulator — MTRKDFEDFTLQRKQLIISAAKVCFSRSGFHGASMAEMSAESGLGAAQIYRYFSSKELLVIETVKVIATEWRTFLENKLSQQPQMADIIARDSVFWQGWSIKDQCLLLEVYSEASRNASVRDILAEQEQQLIAMLDNVFQQREPQATAEQRFNQIHFLLLLIDGVACRTFVDDGLDQQELARLSTILSEHLLP; from the coding sequence TTGACCAGGAAAGACTTTGAAGATTTTACGCTCCAGCGCAAACAGCTGATTATTAGTGCGGCGAAAGTCTGTTTCAGTCGTTCTGGTTTTCATGGTGCCAGCATGGCAGAGATGAGTGCTGAAAGTGGGCTGGGTGCGGCACAGATATATCGTTACTTCAGCAGCAAAGAATTATTGGTGATTGAAACGGTAAAGGTCATCGCGACAGAATGGCGCACCTTTCTGGAAAATAAACTCAGTCAGCAACCGCAGATGGCAGATATTATTGCCAGAGATTCGGTATTCTGGCAGGGATGGTCAATTAAGGACCAGTGTTTATTGCTGGAAGTCTATTCTGAGGCTTCACGTAATGCCAGTGTGCGTGACATTCTCGCTGAGCAAGAGCAACAATTAATTGCCATGCTGGATAATGTATTTCAGCAGCGGGAACCCCAGGCGACGGCGGAGCAACGTTTTAATCAGATCCATTTTTTGTTACTGCTGATTGATGGTGTGGCCTGTCGTACTTTTGTTGACGATGGTTTAGATCAACAGGAACTGGCGCGTCTGAGCACGATTCTCAGCGAGCATTTATTGCCTTAA
- a CDS encoding TetR/AcrR family transcriptional regulator, which yields MNRTEQILAAAEQCMRLKGFHQTSIQNIAREANISVGLIYKYFTNKESIIEALVLNITQRLKDRLNDDLEKIAKSGGQARLPLFSAGLVPREVENDIVLLMEISSESMRNPRIMQIMTNAWQNLKDNFIAKEQALHPEKDSNVIHTRLYVLSLIIDGIIIRRSMKQRDIAPSFVPFFDGIINDVNNTVVKQ from the coding sequence ATGAATCGGACAGAGCAAATTCTTGCCGCAGCAGAACAATGCATGCGGCTTAAAGGCTTTCACCAGACTTCAATCCAGAATATTGCCCGTGAGGCAAATATCAGCGTGGGTTTGATTTATAAATATTTCACCAATAAAGAGTCGATTATCGAAGCGCTGGTGTTAAACATCACGCAACGTTTAAAAGATCGCTTAAATGATGATCTGGAAAAAATTGCCAAATCAGGGGGTCAGGCACGCCTGCCGTTGTTTTCCGCCGGGCTGGTACCGCGTGAAGTGGAAAATGATATTGTGTTATTAATGGAAATATCGTCTGAATCGATGCGTAACCCGCGCATTATGCAAATCATGACCAATGCCTGGCAAAATCTGAAAGATAATTTTATTGCTAAAGAACAGGCACTGCATCCTGAGAAAGACAGCAATGTTATCCATACCCGCTTATATGTGCTGTCACTGATTATTGACGGCATTATTATCCGCCGCAGTATGAAACAACGCGACATTGCACCGTCCTTTGTGCCATTTTTTGACGGCATTATCAACGACGTGAACAATACCGTGGTTAAACAATAA
- a CDS encoding SDR family oxidoreductase: protein MDLGIRNKIAFVCASSQGLGLACAQALAAEGVRVTLNGRYEAKLQDAAQRLREENPAAEISYICADLTSEAGRSSIISALPQVDILVTNNAGPQPGALTDWEASALREAMEANFIPAIQLIRAWLPAMQTQGFGRIINITSAMVKTPHYMMGLSTSARAALTAMCKAISQDVVRDNVTINNLLPERIDTPRQEFMLQRLIAKEGISREEARQRNVQSIAARRYGTPAEFGAACAFLCSQQAGFISGQNLQLDGGSYPGLI, encoded by the coding sequence ATGGATCTGGGCATACGCAATAAAATCGCTTTTGTCTGCGCGTCGTCACAGGGGCTGGGGCTGGCGTGTGCGCAGGCACTGGCGGCAGAAGGGGTGCGCGTCACGCTGAACGGGCGTTATGAAGCCAAATTGCAGGACGCTGCTCAGCGGTTGCGTGAGGAAAATCCAGCGGCGGAAATCAGCTACATCTGCGCGGATTTAACCAGCGAGGCCGGGCGTAGCAGCATCATCAGCGCTTTACCGCAGGTTGATATCCTCGTTACCAACAATGCCGGGCCACAGCCTGGGGCATTAACGGACTGGGAAGCGAGCGCGTTGCGTGAGGCGATGGAAGCCAACTTTATTCCTGCGATTCAGCTGATCCGCGCCTGGCTGCCTGCCATGCAGACACAGGGCTTTGGCCGCATTATCAATATCACTTCGGCGATGGTGAAAACGCCACATTACATGATGGGGCTCTCCACCTCGGCGCGTGCGGCGTTAACCGCGATGTGCAAAGCGATCAGCCAGGACGTGGTGCGTGACAACGTCACCATAAATAACCTGCTGCCGGAGCGGATCGATACACCACGCCAGGAATTTATGCTGCAACGCCTGATAGCCAAAGAGGGCATCAGCCGCGAAGAGGCACGCCAGAGGAATGTGCAATCCATTGCCGCCAGACGCTACGGCACACCGGCTGAATTTGGTGCCGCCTGTGCGTTTCTGTGCAGCCAGCAGGCCGGGTTTATTTCGGGTCAGAACCTG
- a CDS encoding efflux RND transporter permease subunit, which produces MLAQFFIRRPVFAWVIAICIMMFGILSIKNLPIAQYPDVAPPQISIQATYTGASAETLESSVTQVIEQQLTGLDGLLYFSSTSTASTGQVKITVTFEQGTDPDIAQVQVQNKVQQAESRLPDAVTQQGVTVEKAQSDFLLIMALYDKNNKSTSADVADYLVSNMQDTLARLPGVGSVQVFGAEYAMRIWLDPAKLASYSLMPSDVETALEAQNTQVSSGQLGAQPASKEQQLVATVRSRSRLQTPEQFRNIVLKSQTDGSVVRLSDVARVEMGDDDYSANVLANGHPASGIAIQLASGANALSTAEVVKSTVDEFRSSLPTGYDIAYPLDSTDFVKISIEEVVKTLVEAIVLVVIVMFVFLQNIRTTLIPAIAVPVVLLGTFGVLAVFNYSINTLTMFGMVLAIGLLVDDAIVVVENVERVMREEHLPPREATEKSMKEITGALIGIALVLSAVFLPMTFFSGSTGVIYRQFSITIVSSMVLSVIVALTLTPALCATMLKPHDHESGQKGFFGWFNRSYEKIQARYHDKVGHVIHSSVRYLLLYAVLLIGCAFMYLRLPTGFLPTEDQGYIMVQYTLAPGATENRTSEVRRQIQQYFATKEKDNVNVSMLVNGFSFAGSGQNAGVGFISLKNWSERKGAANTADAIAGRAMMNLSAIRDAQVFVLSPPSISGLGQSNGFTFELQGRGATDRDQLLKLRNQLIADANQDPVLSSVRANTLPDLPQLQVDIDDEKAQSLGLTISNINSTLSAAIGGTYVNDFTDRGRVKKVYMQGDEEFRSKPEDIDKWFVTGTDSDGDTTMVPFSSFSTSHWTYGPDVLSRYNGLSSYEIQGASASGKSSGDAMTAMEKLASKLPQGTTFAWSGLSYQERLAGNQAVSLYAISLMVVFLCLAALYESWSVPFSVMMVVPLGVFGSLLAITLRGLENDVYFQVALLTIIGLSTKNAILIVEFAEDNYRRGENLVKAAMHAASMRLRPIIMTSLAFTAGVLPLAISTGAGANSRIAIGTGIIGGTISATLLAIFLVPLFFVLVRRVFPGMPHSHASHTAIAEKTGE; this is translated from the coding sequence ATGTTGGCTCAGTTCTTTATCCGCCGACCGGTGTTTGCCTGGGTGATTGCCATCTGCATCATGATGTTCGGTATCCTCAGCATCAAAAACCTGCCGATTGCGCAATACCCTGATGTGGCACCGCCGCAAATCAGTATTCAGGCAACCTATACCGGTGCGTCAGCGGAAACGCTGGAAAGCAGCGTGACCCAGGTGATTGAGCAGCAACTGACCGGTCTTGATGGTTTGTTGTACTTCTCGTCTACCAGTACCGCGTCAACCGGCCAGGTCAAAATCACCGTCACCTTCGAACAGGGCACTGACCCTGATATTGCCCAGGTCCAGGTGCAAAACAAGGTGCAGCAGGCGGAAAGCCGTTTGCCGGACGCGGTGACCCAGCAGGGTGTGACCGTCGAGAAGGCACAGAGTGACTTCCTGCTGATCATGGCGCTGTACGACAAAAACAACAAAAGCACCTCTGCGGACGTGGCTGACTACCTGGTCAGTAACATGCAAGACACCTTGGCTCGTCTGCCGGGCGTCGGTAGCGTGCAGGTGTTTGGTGCGGAATACGCGATGCGTATCTGGCTGGACCCGGCGAAACTGGCTTCCTATTCATTGATGCCTTCTGACGTGGAAACCGCGCTGGAAGCGCAGAACACCCAGGTCTCATCCGGTCAGTTGGGGGCACAACCCGCCAGTAAAGAGCAGCAACTGGTCGCCACTGTGCGTTCCCGTTCGCGTCTGCAAACGCCAGAGCAGTTCCGCAATATCGTACTGAAAAGCCAGACAGATGGTTCAGTGGTACGGTTGAGCGATGTGGCGCGAGTGGAAATGGGGGATGATGACTACAGCGCCAACGTGCTGGCCAATGGTCATCCGGCCTCGGGTATCGCGATTCAGCTGGCGTCCGGTGCCAACGCACTGTCCACCGCCGAGGTCGTTAAATCCACGGTCGATGAGTTCCGTAGCAGCCTGCCAACCGGTTATGACATCGCCTATCCGCTCGACAGCACCGACTTCGTTAAAATCTCGATTGAAGAGGTGGTCAAAACTCTCGTTGAGGCGATTGTGCTGGTGGTGATCGTGATGTTTGTGTTCCTGCAAAACATCCGTACCACGTTAATCCCGGCGATTGCCGTTCCGGTGGTGTTGCTCGGCACCTTTGGCGTGCTGGCGGTGTTCAACTACTCGATCAACACCCTGACGATGTTCGGGATGGTGCTTGCCATCGGGCTATTGGTGGATGACGCCATCGTGGTGGTAGAAAACGTTGAGCGCGTGATGCGTGAAGAACATCTGCCGCCACGGGAAGCGACCGAAAAATCGATGAAGGAGATCACCGGTGCGCTGATCGGTATTGCGCTGGTGTTGTCGGCGGTGTTCCTGCCCATGACTTTCTTCAGCGGTTCAACCGGCGTTATCTATCGCCAGTTCTCCATCACCATTGTGTCTTCGATGGTGCTGTCGGTGATCGTCGCCCTGACGCTGACCCCGGCGTTGTGCGCCACCATGCTGAAACCGCACGATCATGAAAGCGGGCAGAAAGGCTTTTTCGGCTGGTTTAACCGCAGCTACGAGAAAATCCAGGCGCGTTATCACGATAAAGTCGGGCATGTGATTCACAGCTCGGTGCGTTACCTGCTGCTGTACGCGGTGCTGCTGATTGGTTGTGCCTTTATGTATCTGCGTCTGCCGACCGGCTTCCTGCCGACTGAAGACCAGGGTTATATCATGGTGCAATACACGCTGGCTCCGGGTGCCACGGAAAACCGTACCAGCGAAGTCCGTCGTCAGATCCAGCAATACTTCGCCACCAAAGAGAAAGATAACGTCAACGTCAGCATGCTGGTGAACGGCTTCAGCTTTGCCGGTAGCGGGCAGAACGCCGGTGTGGGCTTTATCTCGTTGAAAAACTGGAGCGAACGTAAGGGCGCGGCCAATACCGCTGATGCCATTGCCGGACGCGCCATGATGAACCTGTCCGCTATCCGTGATGCGCAGGTGTTTGTCCTGTCGCCGCCGTCCATCTCAGGTTTGGGTCAGTCGAATGGCTTTACCTTCGAATTACAGGGACGCGGCGCCACCGATCGTGACCAGTTGCTGAAGCTACGCAACCAGTTGATTGCCGATGCCAATCAGGACCCGGTGCTCAGCAGCGTTCGTGCCAATACCTTGCCAGATCTGCCGCAGTTGCAGGTGGATATCGATGACGAGAAAGCCCAGTCGCTTGGCCTGACCATCAGCAATATCAACAGCACGCTAAGTGCGGCGATTGGCGGCACGTACGTCAATGACTTCACCGATCGCGGCAGGGTGAAAAAGGTCTACATGCAGGGTGATGAAGAGTTCCGCAGTAAACCAGAGGATATCGATAAATGGTTTGTGACGGGTACCGATAGCGACGGTGACACCACGATGGTGCCGTTCTCGTCATTCTCTACCTCGCACTGGACTTATGGCCCGGATGTGCTGTCTCGCTACAACGGTCTGTCGTCCTATGAGATTCAGGGGGCGTCGGCAAGCGGCAAAAGTTCCGGTGATGCCATGACGGCGATGGAGAAGCTGGCGAGTAAATTGCCACAAGGCACCACCTTTGCGTGGAGCGGTTTGTCCTACCAGGAGCGACTGGCCGGTAACCAGGCGGTATCGCTGTATGCCATCTCGCTGATGGTGGTGTTCCTGTGTCTGGCGGCGCTGTATGAAAGCTGGTCGGTGCCGTTCTCGGTAATGATGGTGGTGCCACTGGGTGTGTTTGGCTCCCTGCTGGCGATTACGCTGCGCGGTCTGGAAAACGATGTTTATTTCCAGGTGGCACTGCTGACCATCATCGGTCTGTCGACCAAGAACGCCATCCTGATCGTGGAATTCGCTGAGGATAACTACCGCCGAGGGGAAAACCTGGTGAAAGCGGCGATGCACGCGGCATCGATGCGCTTGCGTCCGATCATTATGACCTCGCTGGCGTTTACTGCCGGGGTATTGCCGCTGGCAATATCGACCGGTGCGGGTGCTAACAGCCGTATCGCCATCGGTACCGGCATTATCGGCGGTACCATTTCCGCCACGTTGTTAGCCATCTTCTTAGTTCCGCTGTTCTTTGTGCTGGTCCGTCGCGTATTCCCTGGGATGCCGCATAGCCATGCGAGCCACACTGCAATTGCTGAGAAAACGGGGGAATAA